The following are encoded together in the Zingiber officinale cultivar Zhangliang chromosome 8A, Zo_v1.1, whole genome shotgun sequence genome:
- the LOC122011539 gene encoding probable glutathione S-transferase GSTF1, translated as MAAVKVFCPAISTASIRVILCLEEVGAEYERVNIDMATGEHKSPAHVAKNPFGQVPAFQDGDLVLFELRAIGRYVLRKFKASDVDLLHGSSLEESAMIDVWLEVEAQQYDKAIGPIFYQAVIIPRFYGGTTDEKVVEENLVKLAKVLDVYEARLSQTKYLAGDFFSFADLSHYPVTHFAIKIPQVAALFDARPHVKAWWESLESRPASKKVPAGLPQ; from the exons ATGGCTGCGGTGAAGGTATTCTGTCCGGCGATCTCAACCGCGTCGATCCGTGTGATTCTGTGCCTTGAGGAGGTCGGGGCGGAATATGAGCGCGTCAACATCGACATGGCCACCGGCGAGCACAAGTCCCCTGCTCACGTCGCCAAAAAT CCATTTGGTCAAGTGCCAGCTTTCCAAGACGGGGATCTCGTTCTTTTTG AATTGAGAGCGATCGGACGGTACGTTCTTCGCAAGTTCAAAGCCTCCGACGTTGACCTGCTACACGGGAGTAGCTTGGAGGAGTCAGCCATGATAGACGTGTGGTTGGAAGTGGAGGCTCAGCAGTACGACAAGGCCATCGGCCCCATCTTCTACCAGGCTGTGATTATCCCCCGCTTCTACGGTGGTACGACGGACGAGAAGGTGGTGGAGGAGAACTTGGTGAAGCTGGCGAAGGTGCTCGACGTTTACGAAGCCCGTCTGTCCCAGACCAAGTACCTCGCCGGAGACTTCTTCAGCTTCGCCGATCTCAGCCACTATCCCGTCACCCACTTCGCTATCAAAATCCCTCAAGTGGCCGCCCTGTTCGATGCGCGCCCCCACGTGAAAGCCTGGTGGGAGAGCTTGGAGTCGCGTCCGGCCTCCAAGAAAGTGCCCGCCGGACTCCCTCAGTGA